The genomic DNA CGTCCACCAGTACCGGGCCGTCAATGCTGAAAGCGCGTTGAAGCGCGTCATTGACGTCCGCAGCTTTCTCCACCCGAATACCGGTAATGCCGCAGGCTTCGGCGATGCGGGCAAAATTGGTGTCGTGCAGTTCGGTGCCATCGGTCAGATAGCCACCCGCTTTCATCTCCATCGCCACAAAGCCAAGCACACTGTTGTTAAAGACGATGATTTTCACCGGCAGTTTCATCTGCACTACTGACAGAAAATCCCCCATTAGCATACTGAAACCGCCGTCGCCGCACATCGCCACCACCTGACGGTTGGGATCGGTCGCTTTGGCGCCTAACGCCTGCGGCATGGCGTTGGCCATTGAGCCGTGGTTAAACGAGCCAATCAGACGGCGCTTGCCGTTCATCTTCAGATAGCGCGCCGCCCAGACGGTAGGCGTGCCAACGTCGCAGGTGAAGATGGCGTCGTCATCGGCGAGCTGGCTGATTTGCTGCGCCAGATACTGCGGGTGAATCGCTTTGTCGCTTGGTTTAGCCAGGTCGTCCAGCCCTTTGCGCGCGTCGCGGTAGTGCTCCAGTGCCTTATCGAGGAATTTACGGTCAGTTTTTTCTTCTACAAATGGCAACAGCGCAGACAGTGTGGATTTGATATCACCCACCAGCGCCATATCGACTTTACTGTGCGCACCAATACCGGCGGGATTGATATCGATCTGAATGATTTTGGCGTCGGTCGGGTAAAAGGCGCGGTACGGGAACTGGGTACCGAGCAGCACCAGCGTGTCGGCGTTCATCATGGTGTGGAAACCGGAAGAAAAACCAATCAGCCCGGTCATGCCGACGTCGTACGGGTTGTCATACTCGACGTGCTCTTTACCGCGCAGAGCGTGGACAATCGGCGCTTTCAGTTTCGCGGCAAATTCAACCAGCTCTTTATGCGCGCCCGCACAACCGCTGCCGCACATCAGGGCGATGTTGCTCGAATAGCGCAACAATTGCGCCAGTTTTCTCAGTTCTTCTTCGGCAGGCGTCACGATCGGCTGCGGTGCGTGATACCAGTGCGAACTGGCAGTTTCTGGTGCCGGTTTCAGAGCCACATCGCCGGGTAACACCACCACTGACACGCCGCGTTTCAGCACGGCCTGACGCATCGCGACGGCCAACACCTGGGGGATTTGTTCCGGGTTCGACACCAGCTCACAGTAGTGGCTACATTCACGGAACAGCTCCTGCGGATGCGTCTCCTGAAAATAGCCGCTGCCGATTTCACTGGAGGGAATATGCGCGGCGATCGCCAGCACCGGAACGTGGTTACGGTGGCAGTCGAACAGCCCGTTAATCAGGTGCAGGTTACCCGGCCCGCAGGAACCCGCACACACCGCCAGCTCTCCGGTTAATTGTGCCTCTGCGCCTGCGGCAAAGGCCGCCACCTCTTCATGGCGTGTCGACATCCAGTCAATCGTGCCCATCCGGTTCAGGCTATCGCTCAGACCGTTCAGCGAGTCTCCGGTGACTCCCCAGATACGTTTGACACCCGCCTGTTCGAGAGTTTTTGCAATATAAGCCGCCACGGTTTGTTTCATGGTTGTCCATCTCCGTTTTTGTGATAACGCTTACAAGCTTAGAAGAAAGTCACCGTATTGCCCGACAAATACCTGCCATTAAAAGGTGCTTTTCATGCGCAATTATTCGGCATAATCTGATGGTACCTCAAATGAAAACAGGAATTATTTCAAATGGCTGAATCATTATTACTTGCTGTTAATAGAAAGCTCGCGTGCGACGATCTCGGTAAACTCTTGTTACGACTTGCCGTGGGCGGGCTGATGTTGTTTCACGGCTTACATAAGTTATTTGATGGGGTTGCGGGCATCAGCGGTATGCTGGTGGCCAAAGGATTACCGGGGTTTATCGCTTATGGTGTATTGATTGGTGAAGTGGTCGCACCGGTGCTGATTATTCTTGGTGTGCTGACGCGCCCGGCAGCGCTGGTGTTGGCGCTGACGATGATCGTGGCATGGCTGATGGTCGGGATGGGCGAAACCTTCGCGCTGGACAAGGTCGGGGCATGGGCGATTGAGAGCCTGGTTTATTTCTTCATTGGCGCGCTGGCGGTGGCGTTTTTAGGGGCAGGGCGATACGCGGTAGCGAAAGATCCCGCGTGGAAATAGCGGCTTTGTAAGCCCGGTAAGCGCTGGCGCCACCGGGCTTTACAGACTACGCGAGGACAAGATCACCCTGCGGATGGCAGGAGCAGGCCAGCACGTAACCGCTGGCGATCTCCTGCTCCGTCAGAGTCATAGTACTGCTGACAGTGTAATTGCCGGAAACGACTTTGGTTTTACAACTTCCACATACCCCGGCGCGACAGGCGGCATTGACCGGGACTTTGTTGCTTTCCAGTGCTTCCAGCAACGTGGTGCCGACACGGCCAAAAAATGTTTTTGCCGGTTGCAGTTTGGTGAATTTCAGCCCGCTGGTGGCCGCTTCCGCGACCGGTGTAAAAAACTGCTCTTTATAGAACTGTGTAACACCCAGCGCTTTCACTTCATCTTCTACCATCGCCATGTACGGCGCCGGACCGCAGGTCATCACTGTGCGGGAGGCGAGATCCGGTACCCCCGCCAGCAACTCACGGGTGAGACGACCAGCAATGAAACCGTCCGTGGCGTTGTTTTCTGCGACCAGAGTGACGGGATACTGACGCCACTCATCGGCGAAAATAACGTCCTGCGGCGAACGGACGTTAAAGATCACCTGCACATCCGCCTGTGGACGATATTTTGCCAGCCAGCGACGCATCGACATCACCGGCGTCACGCCGCAACCACCGGCCAACAGCAGAAAACGGTCGGTCGCTTTGTCATCACAGGTGAATTCACCCTGAGCACCAGAAAGCCAGAGGTAATCGCCACGTTTCACGTCGTTCGTCAGCCACTGCGAACCCGTGCCATCATCAATGCGACGGATGGTCAGCGTGAGGTACTCGCTGACGCCCGGCGTTGAAGAGAGCGTATAGGCACGCAGGGTCTCCGCCGAATTGCGGATACTGACCAGCGCATATTGTCCGGCGCGGTACGGATAATAGTCGTGACACAGCAGCGACAGCGTCCAGACATCCGGGGTTTCCTGAGTGATGTGATGAACCTGCATCCGCCACGGACACTGTGATGTTGGCATCGTCATGCTTAACTCCTTACGCGCACAGTAACTGCTGCATATCCTGTTCAACGGTGGTGACCGAACGCAGGCCAAATTTCTCATTCAGCACGGCCAGTAGATCCGGCGTCAGGAAGCCAGGCGCAGTCGGGCCGGTGACGATGTTTTTCACGCCCAGCGACAGTAAAGTCAGCAAAATGACAATCGCTTTCTGTTCGAACCAGGAGAGTACCAGCGACAGCGGCAGATCGTTCACACCACAGCCCAGTTTTTCCGCCAGAGTTACCGCCAGAATGATCGCGGAATAGGCGTCGTTACACTGACCGGCATCCACCAGACGCGGCAGACCTTCGATGTCGCCGAAGTCCAGCTTGTTGAAACGATATTTACCGCACGCCAGCGTCAGGATCAGGCAGTCGTCCGGCACGCTGGTGGCGAAATCGGTGAAGTAGCTGCGTTCATCGCGCGCACCGTCACAGCCGCCGACCAGGAAGATGTGCCGCAGTTTTTCACGGCTGACCAGGTCTATCAGGGTGTCTGCCGCGCCGAGCAGCGTCTGGCGGCCAAAGCCGACGGTGATCAGATGTTCAATTTCGCTGTACGGGAAGCCCGCCATTTGCTGCGCCTGATTGATAATCGGTGAGAAATCGTCGCCTTCGAGGTGGCTCACACCCGGCCAGCCGACGATGCTGCGGGTCCAGATGCGGTCGTCGTAGGCACCCACGGTAGGGTCGATTATGCAGTTGGAAGTCATGACGATGGGGCCAGGGAAACGGGCGAATTCTACCTGCTGATTCTGCCAGCCGCTGCCGTAGTTACCAACGAGATGTTTGAATTTACGCAGTTCAGGATAACCATGCGCCGGCAGCATTTCACCGTGGGTATAGACGTTAACGCCAGTGCCTTCGGTTTGCTGTAACAGGTTGTAGAGATCTTTCAGGTCATGGCCGGAGATAAGAATGCACTTCCCGGCAACGGCTTTCACGTTGACTTGCGTCGGGGTCGGATGGCCGTAAGCGTCGGTTTCACCGGCGTCGAGGATGCTCATCACTTTGAAATTCATCTGGCCGATTTCCATCGAGCATTCCAGTAGCGCGTTCATGTCTGTCGGCCAGGTACCCAGCCACGCCATGATTTTATGATATTGCGCATAAATACTGTTGTCGTACTGCCCCAGCACATGTGCGTGTTCCATGTACGCCGCGGCGCCTTTCAGACCATACAGGCACAGCAGACGCAGGCCGAGAATGTTGTCACCAATCGCCGCTTTGTCTTTATTCGGGGTGAATTCGGCGGCCTGACGTTGCAGTTCTCCGAGGTCGTCGCTGACCAGTTGCAGACCGGCCATCGGGTTATCAACGGCTACTGCCGGATCGTTATGCAGGCACTGCGCTTTCAGCATTTCGCGTCTGGCGATGGCTTCACGCGCGTAGGCAATAATGCGGGGGGAATCAAAGTTAACGTTGGTCAGGGTAGAGAAGAAGGCGCGAGGCGCAAAGTTATCGATATCATGGTCGATAATGCCGTATTCACGTGCTTTTACAGCCCATGCCGACAAGCCCTGCAGCGTGGCGATCAGCAGATCCTGCAGATCGGAGGTTTCCGCGGTTTTACCGCACATACCCTGCGCGTAAGAACAGCCGTTACCTGCCGGGGTACGAATGGTTTGTTCACATTGCACACAAAACATGGTCACACCTTTTAAAGTTATATTTGAGATACATGTTTAAGATTAAGCCTGTGCTATGTCGCTGAAAAGGTATTTTTAATGCAACTTACACAGAGATTGATTTAGCGCAATTTTGGCGGTAATGGCATTACCGCCATGGAGGTATTATGCGGAGAAGAAAGCCATTAATAATGGCACCATCAGGCTCAAAATAAAGCCATGCACAATGGCGGCGGGAACAATTTCAATTCCCCCGGAGCGTTGCAACACTGGCAGGGTAAAGTCCATTGACGTCGCGCCAGACAGCCCCAGCGCGGTGGAGCGGCTGCGGTGTACCAGCCCCGGAATCAGCATAATCGCAATAAGCTCGCGCGCCAGATCGTTAAAGAAGGCGGCGCTGCCAATCACCGGACCAAAAGCTTCGGTAAGTAAAATACCCGACAGAGAATACCAGCCGTATCCGGATGCCATTGCGAGACTGGTTTTTAACGGCAGGTCGAGAATAAAGGCATTAATCGCGCCGCCAATCAGCGAACTGATAACAACGATCACCGCGACAATCATTCCCCGACGATTCAGTATAATTTGTCTGAGCGTCATGCCATTATTTCTTAATTGCACACCAACGAGGAATAACAAAAAGATGAGCGTATATTCGCTGGCTTCGGTGGCATGCTGAAGAAAAGCAAGTCCGGTCAGTCCAAGTAAAAAACCGAGCACCACAACGCCGCAGAGTTTTAATGATTCCAGCGCCATCGCAATGCGTGACGGTAATTTCTCCTGTTGGTGCTGATGGCGCCAGGGAAGGATTCTTTCCAGCCACAACAGCGCCACCGTATTACACAGCAAAATAATAACGATACTGACGGCAGAATAGTGAAGGATCGCGAGCAAATTACTCGTCAGGTTATCCAGAAACGCCAGACTGATCCCCATAAAAAAGAGAATGACATACACAATCCAGCTTAACAGACGATTTATCAGTTTCAGCGTTGCGCTATGGCGCAGGGGAATAAGGTAACCTGCAATCAGCGGCAGGAGGATAATCAACAAGCCTGAGAACATGAACAGCCCGATCCTTTGAATAAAAATAGCGCACCAGACACTACCGAATTCCCGGGACTCAGTAAATAGATGCGGAATAAAAAACGCCCGGCAACGCGATGAGACGCTGCCGGGCGTATGTCTGTTCGCTTAATCGCGTTTTTCGAGCAGCGTGCGATAGAGCACGCCGCCGAGGATACCGCCGACAATGGGCATCACCCAGAATAACCACAACTGCTGCAGTGCCCAGCCGCCCTGGAAGATAGCGACGGCAGTGCTGCGCGCCGGGTTAACGGAGGTGTTGGTGACCGGAATGCTGATGAGATGAATAAGCGTCAGCGCCAGACCAATGGCGATGGGCGCAAACCCGGCCGGCGCATGCTTATCCGTCGCACCGTGGATCACCAGCAGGAAGCCACAGGTCAGGACAATCTCAATGACAATGGCA from Trabulsiella odontotermitis includes the following:
- the hcp gene encoding hydroxylamine reductase yields the protein MFCVQCEQTIRTPAGNGCSYAQGMCGKTAETSDLQDLLIATLQGLSAWAVKAREYGIIDHDIDNFAPRAFFSTLTNVNFDSPRIIAYAREAIARREMLKAQCLHNDPAVAVDNPMAGLQLVSDDLGELQRQAAEFTPNKDKAAIGDNILGLRLLCLYGLKGAAAYMEHAHVLGQYDNSIYAQYHKIMAWLGTWPTDMNALLECSMEIGQMNFKVMSILDAGETDAYGHPTPTQVNVKAVAGKCILISGHDLKDLYNLLQQTEGTGVNVYTHGEMLPAHGYPELRKFKHLVGNYGSGWQNQQVEFARFPGPIVMTSNCIIDPTVGAYDDRIWTRSIVGWPGVSHLEGDDFSPIINQAQQMAGFPYSEIEHLITVGFGRQTLLGAADTLIDLVSREKLRHIFLVGGCDGARDERSYFTDFATSVPDDCLILTLACGKYRFNKLDFGDIEGLPRLVDAGQCNDAYSAIILAVTLAEKLGCGVNDLPLSLVLSWFEQKAIVILLTLLSLGVKNIVTGPTAPGFLTPDLLAVLNEKFGLRSVTTVEQDMQQLLCA
- a CDS encoding DoxX family protein, which gives rise to MAESLLLAVNRKLACDDLGKLLLRLAVGGLMLFHGLHKLFDGVAGISGMLVAKGLPGFIAYGVLIGEVVAPVLIILGVLTRPAALVLALTMIVAWLMVGMGETFALDKVGAWAIESLVYFFIGALAVAFLGAGRYAVAKDPAWK
- the hcr gene encoding NADH oxidoreductase, whose amino-acid sequence is MTMPTSQCPWRMQVHHITQETPDVWTLSLLCHDYYPYRAGQYALVSIRNSAETLRAYTLSSTPGVSEYLTLTIRRIDDGTGSQWLTNDVKRGDYLWLSGAQGEFTCDDKATDRFLLLAGGCGVTPVMSMRRWLAKYRPQADVQVIFNVRSPQDVIFADEWRQYPVTLVAENNATDGFIAGRLTRELLAGVPDLASRTVMTCGPAPYMAMVEDEVKALGVTQFYKEQFFTPVAEAATSGLKFTKLQPAKTFFGRVGTTLLEALESNKVPVNAACRAGVCGSCKTKVVSGNYTVSSTMTLTEQEIASGYVLACSCHPQGDLVLA
- a CDS encoding lysine exporter LysO family protein — translated: MFSGLLIILLPLIAGYLIPLRHSATLKLINRLLSWIVYVILFFMGISLAFLDNLTSNLLAILHYSAVSIVIILLCNTVALLWLERILPWRHQHQQEKLPSRIAMALESLKLCGVVVLGFLLGLTGLAFLQHATEASEYTLIFLLFLVGVQLRNNGMTLRQIILNRRGMIVAVIVVISSLIGGAINAFILDLPLKTSLAMASGYGWYSLSGILLTEAFGPVIGSAAFFNDLARELIAIMLIPGLVHRSRSTALGLSGATSMDFTLPVLQRSGGIEIVPAAIVHGFILSLMVPLLMAFFSA
- the poxB gene encoding ubiquinone-dependent pyruvate dehydrogenase — protein: MKQTVAAYIAKTLEQAGVKRIWGVTGDSLNGLSDSLNRMGTIDWMSTRHEEVAAFAAGAEAQLTGELAVCAGSCGPGNLHLINGLFDCHRNHVPVLAIAAHIPSSEIGSGYFQETHPQELFRECSHYCELVSNPEQIPQVLAVAMRQAVLKRGVSVVVLPGDVALKPAPETASSHWYHAPQPIVTPAEEELRKLAQLLRYSSNIALMCGSGCAGAHKELVEFAAKLKAPIVHALRGKEHVEYDNPYDVGMTGLIGFSSGFHTMMNADTLVLLGTQFPYRAFYPTDAKIIQIDINPAGIGAHSKVDMALVGDIKSTLSALLPFVEEKTDRKFLDKALEHYRDARKGLDDLAKPSDKAIHPQYLAQQISQLADDDAIFTCDVGTPTVWAARYLKMNGKRRLIGSFNHGSMANAMPQALGAKATDPNRQVVAMCGDGGFSMLMGDFLSVVQMKLPVKIIVFNNSVLGFVAMEMKAGGYLTDGTELHDTNFARIAEACGITGIRVEKAADVNDALQRAFSIDGPVLVDVVVAKEELAIPPQIKLEQAKGFSLYMLRAIISGRGDEVIELAKTNWLR